The Canis lupus dingo isolate Sandy chromosome 11, ASM325472v2, whole genome shotgun sequence genome includes a region encoding these proteins:
- the ZNF483 gene encoding zinc finger protein 483 isoform X1, with translation MTTISPDPQTLVSSEPNKVLGMETPGDQEAIPRGDSADPETFRQRFRWFCYSEVAGPRKALNQLWDLCIQWLRPDIHTKEQILELLVFEQFLTILPGEIRIWVKSQHPENSEKVVTLIEDLTQMLEEKEDPVSQESVISQEENPEENKMVSVLRRTESPESVTFKDVAVNFSRGEWRRLEPFQKELYKEVLLENLKNLEFLGFPVSKLDLISQFKWVELPWLLEKEVSKGPRSECEPTGELKESFRNQDVLLDESTLDKIIERCLMSGNYGSMGESRKHGSKEYSQLAVTQKKSHGRGSKGEEFDPEKSPFGSNFRQTSDIIKHLRVYLRKKSRRYNEGKKPFSFHSDLILNRKEHTGEKPRKCNEGRKVLGHSSSLTEHQKHQKHQKVHFAGKARKCTNCGIAFTHSSSFKKKKSSMCEKCWKILNRETTSDKDEGAEMGEKTHKCSKCGKAFGYSASLTKHRRIHTGEKPYMCNECGKAFSDSSSLTPHHRTHSGEKPYKCDDCGKAFTLSAHLIKHQRVHTGEKPYKCKECGRPFSDSSSLIQHQRIHTGEKPYTCNNCGKSFSHSSSLSKHQRIHTGEKPYKCGECGKAFRQNSCLTRHQRIHTGEKPYLCNDCGMTFSHFTSVIYHQRLHSGEKPYKCNQCEKAFPTHSLLSRHQRIHTGVKPYKCKECGKSFSQSSSLNEHHRIHTGEKPYECSYCGASFSRSSILVEHLKIHTGRREYECNECEKTFKSNSGLIRHRGFHSGE, from the exons ATGACCACCATCTCTCCAGATCCTCAGACTCTGGTCTCAAGTGAACCAAATAAGGTCCTAGGGATGGAAACTCCTGGGGATCAAGAAGCTATTCCGAGAGGAGACAGTGCTGACCCAGAGACTTTCAGACAGAGATTCAGGTGGTTCTGTTACTCAGAAGTGGCTGGACCCAGAAAAGCCCTAAATCAGCTCTGGGATCTCTGCATTCAGTGGCTGAGACCAGACATCCACACGAAAGAACAGATTCTAGAGCTTTTGGTGTTTGAGCAGTTCCTGACCATTTTGCCTGGGGAGATCAGGATTTGGGTAAAGTCACAACATCCTGAGAATAGTGAGAAGGTGGTGACCCTAATAGAGGATTTGACCCAAATGCTTGAAGAGAAGGAAG aTCCAGTGTCTCAAGAGTCTGTTATTTCCCAAGAGGAGAaccctgaagaaaataaaatggtttctgTCCTTCGGAGAACTGAGTCCCCG GAATCTGTGACATTCAAGGATGTGGCAGTGAACTTTTCCAGAGGAGAGTGGAGGAGGCTGGAGCCTTTTCAGAAGGAGCTCTATAAGGAAGTGCTACTGGAGAACTTGAAGAACCTAGAGTTTCTGG GCTTTCCAGTTTCCAAATTAGATTTGATTTCCCAGTTTAAGTGGGTTGAACTGCCGTGGCTGCTGGAAAAAGAAGTTTCAAAAGGCCCCAGATCAG agTGTGAACCTACAGGTGAATTGAAGGAATCCTTTCGAAATCAAGATGTTCTTCTGGATGAATCGACTttagataaaataatagaaagatgCTTAATGAGTGGTAATTATGGCTCCATGGGAGAGTCCCGGAAGCATGGTAGTAAGGAATATTCACAACTCGCAGTCACACAAAAGAAATCTCATGGGAGAGGCAGTAAGGGTGAGGAATTTGACCCAGAAAAGAGCCCCTTTGGAAGTAATTTCAGGCAAACCTCGGACATAATTAAACATCTGAGAGTCTACTTAAGGAAGAAATCTCGGAGGTATAATGAAGGCAAGAAGCCCTTTAGTTTTCACTCAGACCTTATTCTGAACCGCAAAGAACACACTGGAGAAAAGCCACGGAAATGTAATGAAGGCAGGAAAGTCTTAGGTCACTCTTCATCCCTCACCGAACATCAGAAACATCAGAAACATCAGAAAGTACATTTTGCAGGGAAGGCCCGGAAGTGCACTAACTGTGGGATAGCCTTTACACACAGCtcatcctttaagaaaaaaaagtcctctatgtgtgaaaaatgttggaaaattttaaatcGAGAAACAACCTCAGATAAAGATGAGGGAGCTGAGATGGGAGAGAAAACCCATAAATGCAGTAAATGCGGAAAAGCCTTCGGCTATAGTGCCTCACTGACCAAACACCGGAGAATTCACACAGGGGAGAAACCCTACATGTGCAATGAGTGTGGAAAAGCTTTCAGTGACAGTTCATCCCTCACGCCACATCACAGAACTCATAGTGGAGAGAAACCCTACAAATGTGATGACTGTGGAAAAGCTTTCACCCTGAGTGCCCACCTCATCAAACACCAGAGAgttcatactggagaaaaaccctataaatgtaaagaatgtgggagACCCTTCAGTGACAGTTCATCTCTTATCCAACATCAGcgaattcatactggagaaaaaccctACACGTGTAACAACTGTGGGAAATCCTTCAGTCACAGCTCGTCCCTTTCCAAACACCAGAggattcatactggagagaaaccctataaatgtgGGGAGTGTGGAAAAGCCTTCAGACAGAATTCTTGCCTTACTCGACATCAGAGGatccacactggagaaaaaccctaCTTGTGTAACGACTGCGGGATGACCTTTAGCCATTTTACATCCGTCATTTATCACCAGAGACTTCATTCGGGAGAAAAGCCCTACAAGTGTAACCAGTGTGAGAAAGCCTTCCCTACGCACTCACTCCTCAGTCggcatcagagaattcatactggcgtaaaaccttacaaatgtaaagaatgtgggaaatcCTTCAGTCAGAGTTCATCGCTTAATGAGCACCACCGTATTCACACCGGAgagaagccctatgaatgtaGCTACTGTGGAGCAAGCTTCAGCCGGAGCTCGATCCTTGTAGAACACCTCAAAATCCACACTGGGAGGAGAGAgtatgaatgtaatgaatgtgaaAAGACATTTAAGAGTAACTCAGGCCTCATCAGACATCGGGGATTTCATTCTGGAGAGTAA
- the ZNF483 gene encoding zinc finger protein 483 isoform X2, translating to MVSVLRRTESPESVTFKDVAVNFSRGEWRRLEPFQKELYKEVLLENLKNLEFLGFPVSKLDLISQFKWVELPWLLEKEVSKGPRSECEPTGELKESFRNQDVLLDESTLDKIIERCLMSGNYGSMGESRKHGSKEYSQLAVTQKKSHGRGSKGEEFDPEKSPFGSNFRQTSDIIKHLRVYLRKKSRRYNEGKKPFSFHSDLILNRKEHTGEKPRKCNEGRKVLGHSSSLTEHQKHQKHQKVHFAGKARKCTNCGIAFTHSSSFKKKKSSMCEKCWKILNRETTSDKDEGAEMGEKTHKCSKCGKAFGYSASLTKHRRIHTGEKPYMCNECGKAFSDSSSLTPHHRTHSGEKPYKCDDCGKAFTLSAHLIKHQRVHTGEKPYKCKECGRPFSDSSSLIQHQRIHTGEKPYTCNNCGKSFSHSSSLSKHQRIHTGEKPYKCGECGKAFRQNSCLTRHQRIHTGEKPYLCNDCGMTFSHFTSVIYHQRLHSGEKPYKCNQCEKAFPTHSLLSRHQRIHTGVKPYKCKECGKSFSQSSSLNEHHRIHTGEKPYECSYCGASFSRSSILVEHLKIHTGRREYECNECEKTFKSNSGLIRHRGFHSGE from the exons atggtttctgTCCTTCGGAGAACTGAGTCCCCG GAATCTGTGACATTCAAGGATGTGGCAGTGAACTTTTCCAGAGGAGAGTGGAGGAGGCTGGAGCCTTTTCAGAAGGAGCTCTATAAGGAAGTGCTACTGGAGAACTTGAAGAACCTAGAGTTTCTGG GCTTTCCAGTTTCCAAATTAGATTTGATTTCCCAGTTTAAGTGGGTTGAACTGCCGTGGCTGCTGGAAAAAGAAGTTTCAAAAGGCCCCAGATCAG agTGTGAACCTACAGGTGAATTGAAGGAATCCTTTCGAAATCAAGATGTTCTTCTGGATGAATCGACTttagataaaataatagaaagatgCTTAATGAGTGGTAATTATGGCTCCATGGGAGAGTCCCGGAAGCATGGTAGTAAGGAATATTCACAACTCGCAGTCACACAAAAGAAATCTCATGGGAGAGGCAGTAAGGGTGAGGAATTTGACCCAGAAAAGAGCCCCTTTGGAAGTAATTTCAGGCAAACCTCGGACATAATTAAACATCTGAGAGTCTACTTAAGGAAGAAATCTCGGAGGTATAATGAAGGCAAGAAGCCCTTTAGTTTTCACTCAGACCTTATTCTGAACCGCAAAGAACACACTGGAGAAAAGCCACGGAAATGTAATGAAGGCAGGAAAGTCTTAGGTCACTCTTCATCCCTCACCGAACATCAGAAACATCAGAAACATCAGAAAGTACATTTTGCAGGGAAGGCCCGGAAGTGCACTAACTGTGGGATAGCCTTTACACACAGCtcatcctttaagaaaaaaaagtcctctatgtgtgaaaaatgttggaaaattttaaatcGAGAAACAACCTCAGATAAAGATGAGGGAGCTGAGATGGGAGAGAAAACCCATAAATGCAGTAAATGCGGAAAAGCCTTCGGCTATAGTGCCTCACTGACCAAACACCGGAGAATTCACACAGGGGAGAAACCCTACATGTGCAATGAGTGTGGAAAAGCTTTCAGTGACAGTTCATCCCTCACGCCACATCACAGAACTCATAGTGGAGAGAAACCCTACAAATGTGATGACTGTGGAAAAGCTTTCACCCTGAGTGCCCACCTCATCAAACACCAGAGAgttcatactggagaaaaaccctataaatgtaaagaatgtgggagACCCTTCAGTGACAGTTCATCTCTTATCCAACATCAGcgaattcatactggagaaaaaccctACACGTGTAACAACTGTGGGAAATCCTTCAGTCACAGCTCGTCCCTTTCCAAACACCAGAggattcatactggagagaaaccctataaatgtgGGGAGTGTGGAAAAGCCTTCAGACAGAATTCTTGCCTTACTCGACATCAGAGGatccacactggagaaaaaccctaCTTGTGTAACGACTGCGGGATGACCTTTAGCCATTTTACATCCGTCATTTATCACCAGAGACTTCATTCGGGAGAAAAGCCCTACAAGTGTAACCAGTGTGAGAAAGCCTTCCCTACGCACTCACTCCTCAGTCggcatcagagaattcatactggcgtaaaaccttacaaatgtaaagaatgtgggaaatcCTTCAGTCAGAGTTCATCGCTTAATGAGCACCACCGTATTCACACCGGAgagaagccctatgaatgtaGCTACTGTGGAGCAAGCTTCAGCCGGAGCTCGATCCTTGTAGAACACCTCAAAATCCACACTGGGAGGAGAGAgtatgaatgtaatgaatgtgaaAAGACATTTAAGAGTAACTCAGGCCTCATCAGACATCGGGGATTTCATTCTGGAGAGTAA